Proteins from one Leptonema illini DSM 21528 genomic window:
- a CDS encoding bile acid:sodium symporter family protein: MLPIDQIQLNFNPGSLMLLNVILGLVMFGVALDMRLTDFRHVLVTPKPVIIGIVAQFVFLPALTWVMTMIFRPAPSIALGMMLVAACPGGNISNFITHYSRGNTALSVSMTAISTAVAIFMTPFNLTFWGSMNPDTDRLLTEIALDPLEMLLSVFLLLGVPLILGLLISHKATGVARKLRKPMRIFSMAVFGLFVLGALAANWTHFLNYVGYVVLYVLAQNAIALSTGYFSAFAAGLRETDRRAVAVEVGIQNSGLGLTLIFTFFHGLGGMALIAAWWGIWHIISGMALGTFWSRRPPEEHT; encoded by the coding sequence ATGCTGCCCATCGATCAGATTCAGCTGAACTTCAACCCGGGTTCGCTGATGCTCCTGAACGTGATCCTCGGCCTTGTGATGTTCGGTGTGGCGCTTGATATGCGCCTCACCGACTTCAGGCACGTGCTTGTGACTCCGAAGCCTGTGATCATCGGAATTGTCGCTCAGTTCGTCTTTCTACCCGCGCTGACATGGGTAATGACGATGATCTTCAGGCCTGCGCCGAGCATCGCACTCGGTATGATGCTTGTAGCGGCTTGCCCGGGCGGAAACATATCGAACTTCATAACGCACTACAGCAGGGGCAATACGGCGTTAAGCGTCAGCATGACGGCCATCTCGACGGCCGTGGCGATCTTTATGACGCCCTTCAACCTGACGTTCTGGGGCTCGATGAATCCCGATACGGATCGGCTTCTTACCGAAATCGCCCTTGATCCGCTTGAGATGCTGCTTTCCGTTTTTCTGTTGCTCGGCGTTCCGCTGATACTCGGGCTTCTGATCTCGCATAAGGCGACGGGCGTGGCCCGAAAGCTTCGAAAACCGATGCGCATCTTTTCGATGGCCGTTTTCGGTCTGTTCGTTCTCGGAGCGCTGGCCGCCAACTGGACGCATTTCCTGAACTACGTCGGCTACGTCGTTCTTTATGTGCTCGCGCAAAACGCCATCGCCCTTTCAACGGGATACTTCTCGGCCTTTGCTGCCGGGCTTCGCGAAACGGACAGGCGCGCCGTCGCCGTCGAGGTCGGCATACAGAATTCAGGGCTCGGGCTAACCCTCATCTTCACGTTCTTTCATGGCCTTGGCGGAATGGCTCTGATCGCCGCATGGTGGGGCATCTGGCATATCATCTCGGGCATGGCGCTCGGCACCTTCTGGTCACGGCGCCCGCCGGAGGAGCATACATGA
- a CDS encoding SDR family oxidoreductase produces MKVLVTGAGGYTGSNLIAGLTDCDVLATDVRFAHPESPAAEDAVTVAGKDASHAGRRQMRCDVRDRDALMRMFLDFRPDVVVHLASIVTPGKKSSRDFEYEVDVTGTQNVLDACVAAAVRRLIVTSSGAAYGYHADNPVPLKESDPVRGNYEFAYSYHKRLVEEMLARHTATKRLPEIVIFRVGTILGQMTNNQITALFKKKALPGVKGSNSPFVFIWDQDVIGAIRRALTVDPAGRFIAPAGIFNLAGDGWMTIDEIAARLKKPVRRWSPLLLKILFGILKPIGVSRYGPEQVRFLQYRPVLDNARLKGVFGYVPQKTSAEAFDFFCKAQIDGTNGTSGTNG; encoded by the coding sequence ATGAAGGTGCTCGTAACGGGAGCCGGTGGTTATACAGGATCAAACCTGATCGCCGGCCTCACCGACTGTGACGTTCTTGCAACAGACGTTCGCTTTGCGCATCCTGAGTCGCCAGCGGCAGAGGACGCCGTGACGGTGGCGGGTAAAGACGCTTCTCACGCCGGACGCAGACAGATGCGATGCGATGTGCGCGATCGTGACGCCCTGATGCGTATGTTTCTGGATTTCAGGCCTGATGTCGTCGTTCACCTCGCTTCGATCGTCACTCCGGGCAAAAAGAGCAGCAGGGATTTCGAATATGAAGTCGACGTTACCGGAACGCAAAACGTGCTCGATGCCTGCGTCGCCGCCGCAGTACGACGACTGATCGTTACGTCAAGCGGAGCGGCATATGGCTACCATGCCGACAATCCCGTGCCGCTGAAAGAAAGCGATCCCGTGCGCGGGAACTATGAATTCGCCTATTCCTATCACAAGCGACTCGTCGAAGAGATGCTTGCGCGGCATACGGCGACGAAGCGGCTACCCGAGATCGTGATCTTTCGCGTCGGCACAATACTCGGTCAGATGACGAACAACCAGATCACGGCGCTTTTCAAGAAGAAGGCGCTGCCCGGCGTAAAAGGTTCGAATAGCCCGTTTGTTTTCATCTGGGATCAAGACGTCATCGGAGCGATCCGCCGTGCCCTGACAGTCGACCCGGCCGGTCGGTTTATCGCGCCGGCCGGCATCTTCAATCTTGCCGGTGATGGCTGGATGACCATCGACGAGATAGCGGCCCGACTGAAAAAACCAGTGCGCCGATGGTCGCCGCTTCTTCTTAAAATCCTCTTCGGTATCCTGAAACCCATCGGTGTCAGCCGTTACGGCCCCGAACAAGTGCGATTCTTACAGTACAGGCCCGTACTGGATAACGCAAGACTTAAAGGCGTATTCGGATATGTGCCGCAGAAAACAAGCGCTGAGGCCTTTGACTTTTTCTGCAAGGCGCAGATTGACGGGACGAACGGGACAAGCGGCACAAACGGCTAA
- a CDS encoding SDR family NAD(P)-dependent oxidoreductase: MKTKKRTLHGARFVITGAAGGLGLALCAELGRMGARIIGFDADPEALKAASAALQQEGIDHHLQLLDITDANAVRQALQGLDVQPIDGLILNAGITRILPFREMPFEQFVKVFEVNVFGAVIFAKELIESLRSTEGVIVGISSVSGFAPLMNRTAYSASKHALAGFLETLRSEEPDLNVLVVYPSFLQTGIRSRAVNDTAAHHKAGELSANAAAARIVDAIIDRRRRLYMPFQARLARLVWNIFPNLYIKLMKKRA; the protein is encoded by the coding sequence ATGAAGACGAAAAAACGAACGCTGCACGGGGCCCGCTTCGTGATCACCGGAGCGGCCGGCGGGCTCGGGCTGGCTCTATGTGCCGAGCTCGGCCGCATGGGCGCTCGCATCATCGGCTTTGACGCCGATCCCGAGGCGTTGAAAGCGGCCTCGGCGGCCTTACAGCAAGAGGGCATAGACCATCACCTGCAGCTTCTCGACATCACCGATGCAAATGCAGTCAGACAGGCGCTGCAAGGCCTCGACGTGCAGCCGATCGACGGTTTGATCTTGAACGCCGGTATTACGCGCATCCTGCCTTTTCGCGAAATGCCCTTCGAACAGTTCGTTAAAGTGTTCGAGGTGAACGTTTTCGGCGCTGTCATCTTCGCAAAAGAGCTGATCGAGTCCCTGCGTTCTACTGAAGGGGTCATCGTCGGCATATCAAGCGTCAGCGGATTCGCTCCTCTGATGAATCGCACGGCCTACTCCGCCTCGAAACATGCACTCGCAGGATTTCTCGAAACCCTGCGCAGCGAAGAGCCCGACCTGAACGTGCTTGTCGTGTATCCGTCGTTTTTGCAAACAGGTATTCGCAGTCGGGCTGTTAACGATACGGCCGCTCATCATAAGGCCGGCGAGCTTTCCGCGAATGCGGCCGCTGCCCGTATCGTCGATGCCATCATCGATCGCAGGCGTCGGCTCTATATGCCTTTTCAGGCACGTCTTGCGCGCCTTGTATGGAATATCTTTCCCAATCTATATATCAAGCTAATGAAGAAAAGAGCGTGA
- a CDS encoding LIC_13076 family protein, protein MHRIIPFAAALMLASCSSTVIQSPSGTTPVALGGQQSNCTLKKSQKQWGLLFGVYPFKKAVLDDSVLSPDRSYRIKESYSWQDATLSILGGAVMSLNVKTIDVEECDQRFVIRTPAEIEKEEEQIVQAGLDLYMKLSSNDGGETVLILKSGETKIGRIESLDERSIVLLTKMKPVEVEPVDRIVLRGGQTVLGTVLRQSKDVVVVRTSSGLKHLNKKDIQTILYYKKKASADEKKEDEEAIERVTIARNDIRRIVLREPAAAATPSSQDKKSETAN, encoded by the coding sequence ATGCACAGGATAATCCCCTTTGCCGCCGCACTGATGCTGGCATCCTGCTCTTCAACAGTGATACAAAGCCCTTCGGGTACGACACCTGTTGCACTGGGCGGCCAGCAGAGCAATTGCACGCTCAAGAAATCGCAGAAGCAGTGGGGATTGCTTTTTGGCGTATATCCCTTTAAAAAGGCCGTGCTCGACGACTCTGTGCTGTCTCCCGATCGCTCCTACCGTATTAAAGAAAGTTATTCATGGCAGGATGCAACGCTGAGTATTCTTGGCGGTGCAGTGATGTCGTTGAATGTTAAGACCATTGACGTAGAGGAATGCGATCAACGCTTTGTGATCCGCACGCCCGCAGAGATCGAGAAAGAAGAAGAGCAGATCGTTCAGGCCGGCCTTGATCTTTATATGAAGCTGTCGTCAAACGATGGCGGTGAGACCGTTTTGATTCTCAAGTCCGGTGAAACAAAGATCGGACGTATCGAATCCCTTGATGAGCGCAGTATCGTCCTTCTAACAAAGATGAAGCCCGTAGAGGTCGAACCCGTCGATAGGATCGTGCTTCGCGGAGGACAGACCGTACTCGGCACTGTATTGCGTCAGAGCAAAGATGTCGTCGTCGTGCGCACGTCATCGGGCCTCAAGCATCTCAATAAAAAGGACATTCAGACGATCCTTTATTATAAGAAAAAGGCATCTGCTGATGAGAAGAAAGAGGATGAAGAGGCGATTGAGAGAGTTACGATAGCCCGTAACGACATACGCAGGATCGTATTGCGTGAGCCCGCAGCTGCCGCCACCCCATCAAGCCAGGATAAAAAGTCCGAAACTGCAAACTAA
- a CDS encoding sensor histidine kinase, giving the protein MEMDVRPIFIAFTCITIWGIFVLLMAFRKLRVFPGALEWMLGYLLYGSGVLLMALRGFIPDAFSIFLANALLLMAPACLTVSMKRFSGKERGKYAILIAGAFSGLIFAVVALAGDLKDRIIAFALLHGMLWIPFLVIVMRTRLDYRASRVLMGIGALLFIVFSWIRIIPSLAGPVTEKDFFTVSGLFGISVVSMLSLPMLLLGGYLLLILERLIEDRQSLVTELEETEKARDRFVSIVSHDIGGPLAAVQMGLHVVNEELEIGHKRMSDAELRDVLSMLKSSIERVLSLQQGLIELYRMQRKQTRYSIESADVASLLSPVVEFFRKEMLERSIQFNLDMPAGFSSIHCDVNSMRVVLRSLISNAVRFTQNGGSISVRVYEWENWIVIRIFNSGSTIRRETIEQIRTGMKVVPMRSATGESGSGMGLLLAYEHIKGNRAVLEIQNVTDGVECMVRLRSRPA; this is encoded by the coding sequence ATGGAAATGGACGTCCGGCCGATCTTTATCGCCTTTACCTGTATAACGATCTGGGGCATTTTCGTTTTGTTGATGGCCTTCCGGAAGCTTCGCGTATTCCCCGGCGCTCTTGAATGGATGCTTGGCTATCTGTTGTATGGGTCGGGAGTTCTGTTGATGGCGCTTCGCGGCTTCATTCCTGACGCCTTTTCGATATTTCTTGCTAACGCTCTATTGTTGATGGCTCCGGCATGCCTCACTGTAAGCATGAAGCGTTTTTCGGGAAAGGAGCGCGGAAAATACGCCATTCTGATCGCCGGCGCTTTCAGTGGGTTGATCTTTGCAGTCGTCGCCCTTGCCGGTGATTTAAAGGACAGGATCATAGCGTTTGCCCTGCTGCATGGCATGCTCTGGATTCCCTTCCTCGTTATCGTCATGCGCACACGGCTGGATTATCGGGCGTCCAGGGTATTAATGGGAATCGGTGCTTTGCTATTCATCGTATTCTCCTGGATTCGCATCATCCCATCCCTCGCGGGCCCCGTAACAGAGAAGGATTTTTTCACCGTTAGTGGATTGTTTGGCATATCGGTCGTCAGTATGCTGTCTCTTCCCATGCTTTTGCTTGGCGGTTATCTTCTTTTGATTTTAGAGCGTCTGATTGAAGATCGGCAGTCATTGGTGACCGAACTGGAAGAAACTGAGAAGGCTCGAGATCGTTTCGTAAGCATCGTATCTCATGACATCGGCGGACCTCTTGCCGCCGTTCAGATGGGACTGCACGTCGTGAACGAAGAGCTTGAGATAGGGCATAAACGAATGAGCGACGCAGAGCTTCGCGACGTTCTTTCCATGTTGAAAAGCTCCATCGAGCGAGTCCTTTCTCTGCAGCAGGGCCTTATCGAATTGTACCGGATGCAGCGCAAGCAGACTCGTTACAGTATTGAATCTGCCGACGTTGCGTCACTGCTTTCGCCTGTAGTTGAGTTCTTTAGGAAGGAAATGCTCGAAAGGAGCATCCAGTTCAATCTCGATATGCCGGCCGGCTTTTCTTCCATTCACTGTGACGTGAACAGTATGCGGGTCGTACTTCGCAGTCTCATCAGCAATGCCGTAAGATTCACGCAGAACGGAGGAAGTATATCGGTCCGCGTTTATGAATGGGAGAACTGGATCGTTATCCGAATTTTTAACAGTGGTTCGACGATTCGTCGCGAAACGATCGAGCAGATTCGTACGGGCATGAAGGTCGTCCCCATGAGGTCGGCGACGGGAGAATCGGGAAGCGGAATGGGACTTTTGCTCGCCTACGAACATATTAAAGGCAACCGTGCCGTACTTGAGATTCAGAACGTTACCGACGGCGTCGAATGTATGGTTCGCTTGCGAAGCCGTCCGGCGTGA
- a CDS encoding prohibitin family protein → MELFNRFRRPILIAVGILVFLMFLNPIVLIPAGHRGVLLNLGAVSDRILSEGLNFRVPIMQSIVRVDVRIQKHEVVASAASRDLQEISTVIALNYHVNPEQVNLIYQNIGEDYSERIIEPAVQETVKAVTARYTAVDLITNRHVVTDEIEKTLRERLEPYYITVDQVSTKDFDFSEKFKAAIEAKQEAEQLALKAQRDLERIRTEAEQQIATARAEAESYRLKTTALNPLLRDMEWIKKWDGKLPQVQGTGAPLIQIPFQQR, encoded by the coding sequence ATGGAACTTTTTAATCGTTTTCGCAGGCCGATACTTATCGCCGTCGGTATACTTGTGTTTCTCATGTTCTTGAATCCGATCGTGCTGATTCCCGCCGGTCATCGCGGAGTTCTCCTGAATCTTGGCGCCGTCAGCGACCGCATTTTATCTGAGGGGCTGAACTTTCGTGTGCCCATCATGCAATCGATCGTCAGAGTCGATGTGCGCATTCAGAAGCATGAGGTCGTAGCAAGCGCCGCATCACGAGATTTGCAGGAAATCAGCACGGTCATCGCCCTGAACTATCACGTAAATCCGGAGCAGGTCAATCTGATTTATCAAAACATCGGCGAGGACTACAGCGAGCGCATCATCGAACCGGCAGTACAGGAAACGGTGAAGGCAGTAACGGCGCGGTATACTGCCGTCGATCTTATTACAAACAGGCATGTCGTTACCGATGAAATTGAAAAGACGTTGCGGGAAAGGCTTGAACCGTATTATATAACCGTCGATCAGGTTTCCACCAAGGACTTTGACTTTTCCGAAAAGTTCAAGGCAGCTATTGAAGCGAAGCAGGAGGCCGAGCAACTTGCTCTGAAGGCACAGCGTGATCTGGAACGAATCCGAACGGAAGCGGAGCAGCAGATTGCAACGGCCAGAGCTGAAGCTGAGTCCTATCGTCTGAAAACGACGGCACTCAATCCTTTACTGCGAGACATGGAATGGATAAAAAAGTGGGACGGTAAGCTTCCCCAGGTGCAGGGAACGGGGGCTCCTCTGATTCAGATCCCCTTTCAGCAGCGTTAG
- a CDS encoding sigma-54-dependent Fis family transcriptional regulator: MRMLAVKQMNILRQSWIRSRNYGFQKADHPEGNILTGRALKQKVAERKSLIHHTLFAFDGLSSALRQWNAHAFLVDVDGTIIESVGHRDFERRAAQVQLQNGANWSEQQRGTNAIGTALIEKKPVSVFGRQHYLAVNGFLSCVAAPLFSPEGEFMGVIDISAPRDMMPGMALQLVMMTVEAVQNRILYEDARRKNLLMVEELEHAGRMHGVALISLDADRRIVRANGQAQRLLGRHCLGQPLSRPDLFRLESVYDNTAKQWSFVGSNSKNDRGRALSESLFEFKDIYGSCRSIERAVALGRRAAAVDLPVLLHGESGTGKELLAQSIHSYGSRGPFVAVNCSAIPESLIESELFGYVPHAFTGASKQGSRGKFVAAHQGTLFLDEIGDMPLRAQAALLRVLQEKCVYPVGAVKPIPVDVRIIAATHRNLPAEIEAGRFRSDLYYRLKVISIELPPLRERSDLEVIARMMLIRMEYPETDLSAEVLRALHAYSWPGNLRELHNVLSQAAFLAEGGPICTEHLCIECREESAEALSLQQSDARAIIRAIQLADGNIKKAAQILGIGRTTLYRKMKLYNLQGESADGAVS; this comes from the coding sequence ATGAGAATGCTTGCTGTAAAGCAGATGAACATACTGCGGCAATCGTGGATACGCAGTCGCAACTACGGTTTTCAGAAGGCCGATCATCCTGAGGGGAATATCTTAACAGGGAGGGCCTTGAAACAGAAGGTTGCCGAAAGGAAGTCGTTGATTCACCATACTCTGTTCGCCTTTGACGGCCTGTCGTCGGCTCTGCGTCAGTGGAACGCCCACGCCTTTTTAGTCGATGTTGACGGTACGATAATCGAATCGGTTGGGCACCGGGACTTTGAAAGGCGAGCCGCTCAGGTCCAGCTACAAAACGGGGCGAACTGGAGCGAGCAGCAGCGCGGAACAAACGCCATAGGTACAGCGCTCATAGAGAAGAAACCCGTCTCTGTGTTCGGACGGCAGCACTACCTTGCCGTCAACGGTTTTCTTTCCTGTGTGGCCGCTCCGCTTTTCTCCCCTGAGGGTGAGTTCATGGGGGTCATCGACATCAGTGCGCCGCGGGACATGATGCCGGGCATGGCTTTGCAGCTTGTTATGATGACGGTAGAGGCCGTACAGAATCGCATTCTATATGAAGATGCGCGTCGCAAGAATCTGCTTATGGTGGAGGAGCTGGAACATGCGGGCAGAATGCACGGAGTAGCGTTGATCTCACTTGATGCGGATCGCCGGATCGTGCGAGCCAACGGGCAGGCGCAGCGGCTGCTGGGGCGTCATTGTCTGGGGCAGCCGCTGTCAAGGCCGGATCTTTTCCGATTGGAGTCGGTATATGATAATACGGCAAAACAATGGTCCTTCGTCGGCTCAAACTCGAAAAACGATCGCGGCAGAGCGTTATCCGAAAGTCTGTTCGAATTCAAAGATATATATGGAAGCTGCCGGAGTATCGAGAGAGCCGTCGCTCTCGGGCGTCGCGCCGCCGCGGTTGATCTGCCCGTATTGCTGCATGGAGAAAGCGGAACGGGCAAAGAGCTGCTTGCGCAATCGATTCACTCTTACGGGAGCCGTGGGCCCTTTGTCGCAGTGAACTGTAGCGCCATCCCGGAATCCCTGATCGAATCGGAGCTGTTCGGCTATGTACCGCATGCCTTTACGGGTGCATCGAAGCAGGGTTCACGCGGGAAGTTCGTCGCCGCGCATCAGGGCACGCTTTTTCTCGATGAGATCGGCGATATGCCGCTCCGAGCTCAAGCGGCTCTTCTGCGTGTGTTACAGGAGAAATGTGTTTATCCGGTCGGAGCGGTTAAACCTATTCCGGTCGACGTACGCATCATAGCGGCGACCCATCGAAACCTTCCCGCCGAGATCGAAGCAGGCAGGTTCCGATCCGACCTCTACTACCGATTGAAGGTCATCTCGATCGAGCTTCCTCCGCTGCGAGAAAGGTCGGACCTTGAAGTGATCGCCCGAATGATGTTGATACGGATGGAATATCCTGAAACGGATCTTTCTGCCGAAGTGCTCAGGGCCCTGCATGCATATAGCTGGCCAGGTAATCTTCGTGAGCTGCATAACGTGCTTTCGCAGGCGGCCTTTCTGGCAGAAGGCGGACCTATCTGCACGGAGCATCTTTGTATCGAATGCCGCGAAGAGTCCGCTGAAGCTCTTTCCCTGCAACAATCCGATGCCCGGGCAATCATCAGGGCCATTCAGCTTGCAGACGGCAATATAAAGAAGGCCGCTCAAATCCTGGGCATAGGCCGAACGACTCTCTATCGCAAGATGAAGCTTTACAACCTTCAGGGCGAGTCGGCCGACGGCGCAGTCTCGTAA
- the adh gene encoding aldehyde dehydrogenase translates to MIYARPNEANAKIRFKSRYDNFIGGEWKKPIKGAYFENISPVTGQPFCEVPRSTHEDVDMALDAAHQAADAWGKASVAERSNILLKIADRMEANLELLAVAETWDNGKPIRETLAADLPLAIDHFRYFAGAIRAQEGTLSVLDNDTVAYHFKEPLGVVGQIIPWNFPLLMAAWKMAPALAAGNCVVLKPAEQTPASILVWMELVADLLPPGVLNIVNGYGLEAGKPLASSNRIAKVAFTGETTTGRLIMQYASANIIPVTLELGGKSPNIFFADIMESKDDFFDKALEGFAMFALNQGEVCTCPSRALIHESIYEEFMHHAVDRVAKITQGNPLDTTTMIGAQCSSEQVEKILSYIDIGRQEGAECLIGGERAKLSEDLREGYYIKPTVFKGNNRMRIFQEEIFGPVVSVTTFKDMDDALSIANDTLYGLGSGVWTRDMNTAYRMGRGIQAGRVWTNCYHAYPAHAAFGGYKQSGIGRETHHMMLSHYQQVKNLLVSYSPKALGFF, encoded by the coding sequence ATGATCTATGCAAGACCGAACGAAGCGAACGCAAAGATACGCTTCAAAAGCCGCTATGACAACTTCATCGGAGGAGAATGGAAGAAGCCGATCAAGGGAGCCTACTTCGAGAATATCAGTCCCGTGACCGGACAACCTTTCTGCGAGGTTCCCCGATCGACGCACGAAGACGTCGACATGGCCCTTGACGCCGCTCATCAAGCGGCCGATGCCTGGGGCAAGGCGTCCGTTGCCGAGCGCTCCAACATTCTTTTGAAAATCGCCGATCGCATGGAAGCGAACCTGGAGCTGCTGGCAGTGGCCGAAACGTGGGATAACGGAAAGCCGATCAGAGAAACGCTGGCCGCCGACCTTCCGCTGGCCATCGATCACTTCCGTTACTTTGCCGGCGCCATCAGGGCGCAGGAAGGAACGTTATCTGTACTGGATAACGATACGGTCGCCTATCATTTCAAAGAGCCGCTGGGCGTCGTCGGTCAGATTATTCCGTGGAATTTTCCGTTGCTGATGGCCGCCTGGAAAATGGCTCCGGCTCTTGCGGCGGGCAATTGCGTTGTCTTGAAGCCGGCCGAGCAGACGCCGGCAAGCATTCTTGTGTGGATGGAGCTCGTCGCCGATTTACTTCCACCGGGCGTATTGAATATCGTTAACGGTTACGGCCTGGAGGCCGGCAAGCCGCTGGCCTCCAGCAACCGCATCGCAAAAGTCGCCTTCACCGGAGAAACGACGACCGGTCGTCTGATCATGCAGTATGCCTCGGCTAACATCATTCCGGTCACGCTGGAACTGGGTGGTAAGTCGCCGAACATCTTCTTCGCCGACATCATGGAATCGAAGGACGACTTCTTCGACAAAGCGCTTGAAGGCTTCGCAATGTTTGCCCTGAACCAGGGAGAGGTCTGTACGTGCCCGTCGCGAGCCCTGATCCATGAATCGATCTATGAAGAGTTCATGCATCATGCCGTCGACCGCGTCGCTAAGATAACGCAGGGTAACCCGCTCGATACGACTACGATGATCGGAGCACAGTGTTCGAGCGAACAGGTAGAGAAGATTCTATCTTACATCGATATCGGAAGACAGGAAGGAGCCGAATGCCTTATCGGCGGCGAAAGGGCGAAGCTCTCAGAAGATCTGCGCGAAGGATATTACATCAAGCCGACGGTCTTTAAAGGAAACAATCGCATGCGCATCTTTCAGGAAGAGATTTTCGGTCCTGTCGTTTCCGTTACGACGTTCAAGGATATGGACGATGCGCTGAGCATTGCAAACGATACGCTGTACGGTCTGGGTTCCGGAGTCTGGACTCGCGACATGAATACGGCCTATCGCATGGGACGCGGAATCCAGGCCGGCCGCGTCTGGACGAATTGCTACCATGCCTATCCGGCCCATGCGGCGTTCGGAGGGTACAAGCAATCAGGCATCGGCCGGGAAACGCATCATATGATGCTCTCTCATTACCAGCAGGTGAAAAATCTGCTCGTCAGTTACAGCCCGAAAGCACTGGGCTTTTTTTGA
- a CDS encoding DUF779 domain-containing protein produces MAEAKQRVDVTPEAAAVIRKLHSLHGNLIFHQSGGCCDGSAPMCYRADEFLISEHDVLLGTIEETPFYMSAGQFEYWQHTFLTVDIVPGKGGFSLEASEGVRFHIRSRLLE; encoded by the coding sequence ATGGCAGAGGCTAAACAACGCGTTGATGTTACACCCGAGGCGGCAGCCGTCATTCGGAAGCTGCACTCCCTGCACGGCAATCTCATCTTTCATCAATCAGGAGGATGCTGTGACGGCTCGGCACCGATGTGCTACAGAGCGGACGAATTTCTTATCTCGGAACACGACGTTCTGCTCGGTACTATCGAAGAGACGCCGTTTTATATGAGTGCCGGGCAGTTCGAATACTGGCAGCATACCTTCCTGACCGTCGATATCGTGCCGGGAAAAGGCGGATTCTCTCTTGAGGCCTCGGAAGGGGTGCGATTCCATATCAGGAGTCGGTTGCTCGAATAA
- a CDS encoding fumarylacetoacetate hydrolase family protein: MILNFLYYLSNKNPHDSSPVHEKASHGFRSMGIWGINFRPQKLVCVGRNYAAHAQELGNSVPDEPVLFIKPGSALSNRLLATDRIGIRFEGEIALLIRGVRPVAVALDLTLQDLQNSLKEKGLPWERSKAFRESALLGPFVALPDGMEHLSLELFINEELRQKGGVTDMLFPPDRLIKEIDREFGLEDNDVILTGTPAGAAGFKAGDRFDGRILYKGGVIASASWVAE, translated from the coding sequence GTGATTCTCAATTTTCTTTATTATCTCAGCAACAAAAATCCGCATGACTCGAGCCCGGTGCATGAGAAAGCGAGCCATGGCTTTCGCTCAATGGGAATATGGGGGATCAACTTTCGTCCACAGAAACTGGTCTGTGTTGGTCGGAACTACGCCGCCCACGCACAGGAACTCGGGAACTCCGTGCCCGATGAGCCGGTCCTATTTATCAAGCCCGGAAGCGCCCTTTCAAACAGGCTTCTCGCAACCGACCGTATCGGAATCCGTTTTGAGGGCGAGATTGCTCTTTTGATCCGGGGAGTCCGCCCTGTCGCCGTTGCCCTGGATCTGACGCTGCAAGATCTTCAGAATTCGTTGAAAGAGAAGGGCCTTCCCTGGGAAAGATCTAAGGCCTTCAGAGAATCGGCTCTTCTCGGTCCTTTTGTGGCGTTACCCGATGGGATGGAGCATCTTTCACTTGAGCTTTTCATCAATGAAGAGCTGAGGCAGAAGGGCGGTGTGACCGATATGCTGTTTCCGCCCGATCGGCTGATCAAAGAGATCGACCGGGAGTTCGGGCTTGAAGACAACGATGTGATTCTGACGGGCACTCCGGCTGGAGCTGCGGGTTTTAAGGCAGGCGATCGCTTTGATGGGCGTATTCTCTATAAAGGTGGAGTCATTGCTTCGGCCTCGTGGGTGGCGGAGTAG